GCCGCGCAGATGGCGTGCGCGCACGCGGGCCTCGAGACGACCGACATCGACGCCATCGTGTTTGCAACCCTCTCGCCCGACTTCTTCTTCCCTGGCTCGGGCTGCCTGCTCGGGCACAAGCTCGGCCTGCCCGGCGTTCCCGCCATCGACGTTCGAAACCAGTGCACGGGCTTTCTGTACGGCCTCTCGGTGGCCGACGCCTGGGTGCGCGCGGGCGTCTACCGCCACGTTCTCGTGGTGGGGGCCGAGGTGCACTCCACGGGTCTCGAGTTTGCCGATCGCGGCCGCGACGTGACGGTGCTCTTCGGAGATGGCGCGGGAGCCGCGGTGGTGGGCGCAGTCGACGACCCGGGACGCGGGCTCTCCAACGTGCTGCTGCACGCCGATGGCAGCGGTGCGAGAGATCTGTGGTGCGAAGCCCCCGCCAGCGCGGTGTCGCCGTCTCGCCTCGACGAGCAGATGCTGCGCGAGGGGCGCCACTTCCCGCGCATGAACGGCAAGCTGGTCTTCCGCTGGGCCACCGAGAAGATGCCAGAGGTGGCGCAGCGCGCCCTCGACCAGGCCGGCTGGACCGTCGACCAGGTCGACCTCTTCGTGCCGCACCAGGCCAACATGCGAATCAACCAGATGGTGGCGCAGCGCCTGGGCATCCCGGAAGCGCGCACGGTGCACAACATCAGCCGCTACGGCAACACCACCGCCGCCACCATTCCCCTGGGCCTGAGCGAGGCCTGGCAAGAGGGTCGGTGCGGACCGGGATCGCGCATCCTGATGGCCGCCTTCGGCAGCGGCTTCACCTGGGGAGCCGCCACCGTCGTTCTGTGAAGGCGACGCGCGCGAGGCAGGGCTCGTGCCGTCGAATCAAACCTCGCGCCGCTCGTAGGGAGGGGCTTGCAGCGGACCGTGAAACGCCTCACGCGGCGGCTCGAGCGCGCGGTCCTCGCCCATCCAGGCGATGACCGCGTCGGCCACGAGGGCCGGCTCCACCGCGCGCATGCACCGCTGATGCGGGCAGTCGGGATAGCTCGGAGGGATGGTGTCTCGGCGAAAGCAGGGACCGCACTCGACCGGATGCACGAACACCCGCGCCGCGGGGGTGTAGGGACCGGCCAGGAGCGGGTCGGTGGGGCCGAAGATGGCGAGCACCCGCGTTCCCGACGCGGACGCCACGTGCAGGGGGCCGCTGTCGTTCGTGACCACCACGGCCAGACGCGAGCACACGGCCGCCAGGGTGGGCAGATCGATGCGCGCCGTCAGATCGAGCACCCCCGGAACCTCGCGAGCGATGCGGGCGCCGAGCGCCTTCTCGACCTTGCCACCGAGCACGGCCACGCCCACGTCTCCCCGCGCCAGAAGTCGCCTGGCGAGATCGATGTAGTACTCCGGCGGCCAGCGCTTGAGAAAGATGTTCGTGCCCAGGCGGTTGGCCGCCACGTTATCGGCGCCGGTCGGAAGGATGCCGACGATGCCCCTGACGCCGGCCAGCGATGCGAGCGCCTCGTCAGCCCGCGCGTCCGCCGCCGCGACCCAGCGCAGCTCGGGAATGGGCGTTGACGGCTCGATGCCGAGGCGGCGCACCGGCTCGAGGTACTCGTCGACCGCGTGGCGGCCCGGCACGTTGCAGCGAACGCGCACGTGATGGAAGAACCCCTCGCCGTCGCGATCGAACCCCACCCGCCAGCGAACACCGCAGAGCCAGAGAAAGCCCGCGATGAGAACGCTGTGGTGCAGGCAGACGGCGATGTCATAGCGCCTGCGCCGCAGCTGCCAGATCAGTCGCCCCCAGGCCAGCGGACTGGCGCGCAGCAGAGGGGCCTCGTCGACCACGATGCACTCGTCGAGCCACGGCAGGCCCGCTGCGAGCGGAGCCAGGCCGTTCCCGACGAGCAGCTCGATGCGCGCGTCGGGGTAGCCCTCACGCAGCGCGCGCATCATCGGCGTGGCCGTGACGAACTCGCCCAGCGCCCAGATGCGCACGATGAGCACCCGCCGGACGCGAGCGGGCTGCGTTCCGCGAATCGGAAACAGCGGACCGAGCCGCCTCAGAACGATGGCGGCGCCCCGATAGATGAAACGGGCCAGACGCGTCGACCAGGAATGCTCGTTGGCCATGTTGGCGGGGGTTCGGCTCCGCGGGCCGCCATTCCCTCTGCTGCGCAACGCTCCGTTCCCGC
The Pseudomonadota bacterium DNA segment above includes these coding regions:
- a CDS encoding glycosyltransferase family 9 protein, with amino-acid sequence MANEHSWSTRLARFIYRGAAIVLRRLGPLFPIRGTQPARVRRVLIVRIWALGEFVTATPMMRALREGYPDARIELLVGNGLAPLAAGLPWLDECIVVDEAPLLRASPLAWGRLIWQLRRRRYDIAVCLHHSVLIAGFLWLCGVRWRVGFDRDGEGFFHHVRVRCNVPGRHAVDEYLEPVRRLGIEPSTPIPELRWVAAADARADEALASLAGVRGIVGILPTGADNVAANRLGTNIFLKRWPPEYYIDLARRLLARGDVGVAVLGGKVEKALGARIAREVPGVLDLTARIDLPTLAAVCSRLAVVVTNDSGPLHVASASGTRVLAIFGPTDPLLAGPYTPAARVFVHPVECGPCFRRDTIPPSYPDCPHQRCMRAVEPALVADAVIAWMGEDRALEPPREAFHGPLQAPPYERREV
- a CDS encoding ketoacyl-ACP synthase III, which codes for MKRSTILGVGHHVPDRVVTNHDLAQLMDTSDEWITQRSGIKSRRYVDGNVGASDLAVPAAQMACAHAGLETTDIDAIVFATLSPDFFFPGSGCLLGHKLGLPGVPAIDVRNQCTGFLYGLSVADAWVRAGVYRHVLVVGAEVHSTGLEFADRGRDVTVLFGDGAGAAVVGAVDDPGRGLSNVLLHADGSGARDLWCEAPASAVSPSRLDEQMLREGRHFPRMNGKLVFRWATEKMPEVAQRALDQAGWTVDQVDLFVPHQANMRINQMVAQRLGIPEARTVHNISRYGNTTAATIPLGLSEAWQEGRCGPGSRILMAAFGSGFTWGAATVVL